From the genome of Phaenicophaeus curvirostris isolate KB17595 chromosome 6, BPBGC_Pcur_1.0, whole genome shotgun sequence, one region includes:
- the STEAP4 gene encoding metalloreductase STEAP4 isoform X1, translating to MNISPEERIKTNKSMNRNSYNIMALAPNTSKKRETVCIFGTGDFGRALGHKMIQSGYPVVFGSRSTQTSNLIPKDAEVLSHAEAAQKAAIIIIAIQRQHYNFLTPLAEILRGKVLVDVSNNLKINQYPESNAEYLAELVPGAKVVKAFNTVSAWALQSGTLDASRQVFVCGDDMEAKQMVMDIVRALGLTPLDQGSLLAAQEIENYPLQLFPMWKFPIFLSLGLTAFFFFYCLIRDVIYSYVYEKKDFSFFIAISIPNKICPILALILLALVYLPGVLAAILQLYRGTKYHRFPDWLDKWMLCRKQLGLVALAFASLHVLYTLVIPIRSFVRWRISSSTVSQALKNETQTLNTTYAWLSDSYLALGILGFFLFVLLGITSLPSVSNNVNWREFRFVQSKLGYLTLILCTAHTLVYGGNRFLSPSSYKWYLPSAYMLSLIVPCIVLVVKFVLVFPCLDKPLTRIRQGWERNPQYSEQSNYITNKSAV from the exons ATGAACATATCACCAGAGGAAAGGATAAAGACAAACAAATCG atgaaTAGAAATTCTTACAACATAATGGCTTTGGCTCCTAACACCtcgaaaaaaagagagacagtgTGCATATTTGGAACCGGAGATTTTGGAAGAGCTCTGGGACATAAAATGATTCAGTCTGGCTACCCCGTTGTGTTTGGAAGCCGGAGCACACAGACATCCAACCTGATTCCTAAGGATGCAGAGGTGTTGAGCCACgcagaggcagcacagaaaGCTGCCATCATCATTATAGCAATCCAGAGGCAACATTACAACTTCCTTACACCACTAGCAGAAATTCTCCGTGGAAAAGTCTTGGTGGATGTAAGCaacaacttaaaaataaaccagtatCCTGAATCCAATGCGGAGTACCTTGCTGAGTTGGTACCAGGTGCTAAGGTTGTGAAAGCCTTTAACACTGTGTCAGCCTGGGCCTTGCAGTCAGGCACACTGGATGCAAGCCGGCAG GTGTTTGTCTGTGGAGATGACATGGAAGCTAAACAAATGGTGATGGATATTGTTCGTGCACTGGGTCTCACTCCATTAGATCAGGGATCCCTCTTGGCTGCTcaagaaatagaaaattacCCTCTGCAGCTCTTTCCAATGTGGAAGTTTCCCATCTTTTTGTCCCTTGGCCTAACTGCATTCTTCTTCTTCTACTGCTTAATTCGTGATGTAATTTACTCTTATGTTTATGAAAAGAAAGACTTCTCATTTTTTATAGCAATTTCCATTCCAAATAAGATCTGCCCTATACTGGCACTCATTCTTCTTGCCTTAGTTTATCTCCCTGGTGTACTTGCTGCAATTCTTCAGTTATACCGAGGCACCAAATACCACCGTTTCCCAGACTGGCTGGACAAATGGATGCTGTGCAGGAAACAACTTGGACTGGTAGCCTTGGCATTTGCTTCTTTGCATGTTTTGTACACACTTGTTATCCCAATTCGTTCCTTTGTAAGATGGAGAATCAGCAGTTCTACTGTCTCCCAG GCactaaaaaatgaaacacaaacacTCAACACCACTTATGCCTGGCTTAGTGACTCTTATTTGGCTCTGGggattttaggattttttttatttgttcttctgGGAATAACTTCCTTGCCTTCAGTCAGCAACAATGTCAACTGGCGAGAATTTCGATTTGTACAG TCCAAACTGGGATATCTGACACTGATTTTGTGCACTGCACACACGCTGGTTTATGGTGGAAATCGGTTCTTGAGCCCATCATCATACAAATGGTATCTTCCAAGTGCCTATATGCTCTCCCTCATTGTTCCATGTATTGTACTGGTTGTCAAATTTGTGCTGGTATTTCCTTGTCTAGACAAACCTCTTACACGAATTCgacagggctgggagaggaaTCCCCAATACTCAGAACAGTCAAATTACATTACCAACAAGTCTGCTGTGTAA
- the STEAP4 gene encoding metalloreductase STEAP4 isoform X3 — protein sequence MNRNSYNIMALAPNTSKKRETVCIFGTGDFGRALGHKMIQSGYPVVFGSRSTQTSNLIPKDAEVLSHAEAAQKAAIIIIAIQRQHYNFLTPLAEILRGKVLVDVSNNLKINQYPESNAEYLAELVPGAKVVKAFNTVSAWALQSGTLDASRQVFVCGDDMEAKQMVMDIVRALGLTPLDQGSLLAAQEIENYPLQLFPMWKFPIFLSLGLTAFFFFYCLIRDVIYSYVYEKKDFSFFIAISIPNKICPILALILLALVYLPGVLAAILQLYRGTKYHRFPDWLDKWMLCRKQLGLVALAFASLHVLYTLVIPIRSFVRWRISSSTVSQALKNETQTLNTTYAWLSDSYLALGILGFFLFVLLGITSLPSVSNNVNWREFRFVQSKLGYLTLILCTAHTLVYGGNRFLSPSSYKWYLPSAYMLSLIVPCIVLVVKFVLVFPCLDKPLTRIRQGWERNPQYSEQSNYITNKSAV from the exons atgaaTAGAAATTCTTACAACATAATGGCTTTGGCTCCTAACACCtcgaaaaaaagagagacagtgTGCATATTTGGAACCGGAGATTTTGGAAGAGCTCTGGGACATAAAATGATTCAGTCTGGCTACCCCGTTGTGTTTGGAAGCCGGAGCACACAGACATCCAACCTGATTCCTAAGGATGCAGAGGTGTTGAGCCACgcagaggcagcacagaaaGCTGCCATCATCATTATAGCAATCCAGAGGCAACATTACAACTTCCTTACACCACTAGCAGAAATTCTCCGTGGAAAAGTCTTGGTGGATGTAAGCaacaacttaaaaataaaccagtatCCTGAATCCAATGCGGAGTACCTTGCTGAGTTGGTACCAGGTGCTAAGGTTGTGAAAGCCTTTAACACTGTGTCAGCCTGGGCCTTGCAGTCAGGCACACTGGATGCAAGCCGGCAG GTGTTTGTCTGTGGAGATGACATGGAAGCTAAACAAATGGTGATGGATATTGTTCGTGCACTGGGTCTCACTCCATTAGATCAGGGATCCCTCTTGGCTGCTcaagaaatagaaaattacCCTCTGCAGCTCTTTCCAATGTGGAAGTTTCCCATCTTTTTGTCCCTTGGCCTAACTGCATTCTTCTTCTTCTACTGCTTAATTCGTGATGTAATTTACTCTTATGTTTATGAAAAGAAAGACTTCTCATTTTTTATAGCAATTTCCATTCCAAATAAGATCTGCCCTATACTGGCACTCATTCTTCTTGCCTTAGTTTATCTCCCTGGTGTACTTGCTGCAATTCTTCAGTTATACCGAGGCACCAAATACCACCGTTTCCCAGACTGGCTGGACAAATGGATGCTGTGCAGGAAACAACTTGGACTGGTAGCCTTGGCATTTGCTTCTTTGCATGTTTTGTACACACTTGTTATCCCAATTCGTTCCTTTGTAAGATGGAGAATCAGCAGTTCTACTGTCTCCCAG GCactaaaaaatgaaacacaaacacTCAACACCACTTATGCCTGGCTTAGTGACTCTTATTTGGCTCTGGggattttaggattttttttatttgttcttctgGGAATAACTTCCTTGCCTTCAGTCAGCAACAATGTCAACTGGCGAGAATTTCGATTTGTACAG TCCAAACTGGGATATCTGACACTGATTTTGTGCACTGCACACACGCTGGTTTATGGTGGAAATCGGTTCTTGAGCCCATCATCATACAAATGGTATCTTCCAAGTGCCTATATGCTCTCCCTCATTGTTCCATGTATTGTACTGGTTGTCAAATTTGTGCTGGTATTTCCTTGTCTAGACAAACCTCTTACACGAATTCgacagggctgggagaggaaTCCCCAATACTCAGAACAGTCAAATTACATTACCAACAAGTCTGCTGTGTAA
- the STEAP4 gene encoding metalloreductase STEAP4 isoform X2: MIKMNRNSYNIMALAPNTSKKRETVCIFGTGDFGRALGHKMIQSGYPVVFGSRSTQTSNLIPKDAEVLSHAEAAQKAAIIIIAIQRQHYNFLTPLAEILRGKVLVDVSNNLKINQYPESNAEYLAELVPGAKVVKAFNTVSAWALQSGTLDASRQVFVCGDDMEAKQMVMDIVRALGLTPLDQGSLLAAQEIENYPLQLFPMWKFPIFLSLGLTAFFFFYCLIRDVIYSYVYEKKDFSFFIAISIPNKICPILALILLALVYLPGVLAAILQLYRGTKYHRFPDWLDKWMLCRKQLGLVALAFASLHVLYTLVIPIRSFVRWRISSSTVSQALKNETQTLNTTYAWLSDSYLALGILGFFLFVLLGITSLPSVSNNVNWREFRFVQSKLGYLTLILCTAHTLVYGGNRFLSPSSYKWYLPSAYMLSLIVPCIVLVVKFVLVFPCLDKPLTRIRQGWERNPQYSEQSNYITNKSAV; this comes from the exons ATGATAAAG atgaaTAGAAATTCTTACAACATAATGGCTTTGGCTCCTAACACCtcgaaaaaaagagagacagtgTGCATATTTGGAACCGGAGATTTTGGAAGAGCTCTGGGACATAAAATGATTCAGTCTGGCTACCCCGTTGTGTTTGGAAGCCGGAGCACACAGACATCCAACCTGATTCCTAAGGATGCAGAGGTGTTGAGCCACgcagaggcagcacagaaaGCTGCCATCATCATTATAGCAATCCAGAGGCAACATTACAACTTCCTTACACCACTAGCAGAAATTCTCCGTGGAAAAGTCTTGGTGGATGTAAGCaacaacttaaaaataaaccagtatCCTGAATCCAATGCGGAGTACCTTGCTGAGTTGGTACCAGGTGCTAAGGTTGTGAAAGCCTTTAACACTGTGTCAGCCTGGGCCTTGCAGTCAGGCACACTGGATGCAAGCCGGCAG GTGTTTGTCTGTGGAGATGACATGGAAGCTAAACAAATGGTGATGGATATTGTTCGTGCACTGGGTCTCACTCCATTAGATCAGGGATCCCTCTTGGCTGCTcaagaaatagaaaattacCCTCTGCAGCTCTTTCCAATGTGGAAGTTTCCCATCTTTTTGTCCCTTGGCCTAACTGCATTCTTCTTCTTCTACTGCTTAATTCGTGATGTAATTTACTCTTATGTTTATGAAAAGAAAGACTTCTCATTTTTTATAGCAATTTCCATTCCAAATAAGATCTGCCCTATACTGGCACTCATTCTTCTTGCCTTAGTTTATCTCCCTGGTGTACTTGCTGCAATTCTTCAGTTATACCGAGGCACCAAATACCACCGTTTCCCAGACTGGCTGGACAAATGGATGCTGTGCAGGAAACAACTTGGACTGGTAGCCTTGGCATTTGCTTCTTTGCATGTTTTGTACACACTTGTTATCCCAATTCGTTCCTTTGTAAGATGGAGAATCAGCAGTTCTACTGTCTCCCAG GCactaaaaaatgaaacacaaacacTCAACACCACTTATGCCTGGCTTAGTGACTCTTATTTGGCTCTGGggattttaggattttttttatttgttcttctgGGAATAACTTCCTTGCCTTCAGTCAGCAACAATGTCAACTGGCGAGAATTTCGATTTGTACAG TCCAAACTGGGATATCTGACACTGATTTTGTGCACTGCACACACGCTGGTTTATGGTGGAAATCGGTTCTTGAGCCCATCATCATACAAATGGTATCTTCCAAGTGCCTATATGCTCTCCCTCATTGTTCCATGTATTGTACTGGTTGTCAAATTTGTGCTGGTATTTCCTTGTCTAGACAAACCTCTTACACGAATTCgacagggctgggagaggaaTCCCCAATACTCAGAACAGTCAAATTACATTACCAACAAGTCTGCTGTGTAA